In the genome of Gordonia rubripertincta, one region contains:
- a CDS encoding cytochrome P450 yields the protein MTAITESGLKKPPRVSGGEGEHGHLDELASDPISLFWRVREECGDVGLFQLADREVVLVSGAAANEEFFRAPEEDLDQAAAYPFMTPVFGEGVVFDASPEERSKAIHNSALKGAHMKQHAVTIPNEAERIIAEWGDEGEIDLLDFFSELTLYTSSACLIGRKFRERLNGHIAHLFHDLEKGTDPIAYVDYHADIESFRKRDEARAELVEFIQGVMDERIANPTEDKEDRDLMDVLVQVGFDANTITGMFISMMFAGHHTTSGTAAWTLIELLRNPDYMQRVYDELDEIYGDTPDGERPEYTFAHTRQMPQLENALKEALRLHPPLIILMRVVQKNFHVEDYEIAAGQSIAVSPAISNRLPEDFPDADTFDPDRYDKPRQEDLVNRWTWIPFGAGRHRCVGAQFAIMQLKAIFSVLFQNYEFEMLQPAETYQNDHSKMVVQLQQPCRVAYRKRQDR from the coding sequence ATGACCGCGATCACCGAATCAGGCCTGAAGAAGCCGCCGCGGGTATCGGGCGGCGAGGGCGAACATGGACATCTCGACGAACTCGCCTCCGACCCGATCTCGCTGTTCTGGCGCGTCCGGGAGGAATGCGGCGACGTCGGCCTGTTCCAGCTGGCCGACCGTGAGGTGGTCCTGGTGTCCGGGGCCGCGGCCAACGAGGAGTTCTTCCGGGCTCCTGAAGAAGACCTCGACCAGGCGGCCGCGTACCCGTTCATGACCCCGGTGTTCGGTGAGGGCGTCGTGTTCGACGCGAGTCCCGAGGAGCGCTCCAAGGCGATCCACAACTCCGCCCTCAAGGGCGCCCACATGAAGCAACATGCGGTGACGATCCCCAACGAGGCCGAACGCATCATCGCCGAGTGGGGTGACGAGGGGGAGATCGATCTCCTCGACTTCTTCTCCGAACTCACTCTGTACACCTCGTCGGCGTGCCTGATCGGCCGCAAGTTCCGCGAGCGGCTCAACGGGCACATCGCCCATCTGTTCCACGACCTGGAGAAGGGCACCGACCCGATCGCCTACGTCGACTATCACGCCGACATCGAGAGCTTTCGCAAGCGCGACGAGGCGCGTGCCGAGCTCGTCGAGTTCATCCAAGGTGTGATGGACGAGCGGATTGCGAATCCGACCGAGGACAAGGAAGATCGCGACCTGATGGACGTGCTCGTCCAGGTCGGCTTCGACGCGAACACGATCACCGGCATGTTCATCTCGATGATGTTCGCCGGCCATCACACGACGTCGGGCACCGCGGCGTGGACGCTGATCGAATTGCTGCGCAACCCGGACTACATGCAGCGCGTCTACGACGAACTCGACGAGATCTACGGCGACACCCCGGACGGTGAACGTCCCGAGTACACGTTCGCGCACACCCGGCAGATGCCGCAGCTCGAGAACGCCCTCAAGGAGGCGCTGCGCCTGCACCCGCCGCTGATCATCCTGATGCGCGTGGTGCAGAAGAACTTCCACGTCGAGGACTACGAGATCGCCGCCGGCCAGTCGATCGCGGTGTCGCCGGCGATCTCGAATCGTCTGCCCGAGGACTTCCCGGATGCCGACACCTTCGACCCGGACCGATACGACAAGCCGCGCCAGGAAGATCTGGTCAACCGCTGGACCTGGATCCCGTTCGGTGCAGGTCGTCACCGCTGTGTCGGTGCGCAATTCGCCATCATGCAGCTCAAGGCGATCTTCTCGGTTCTGTTCCAGAACTACGAGTTCGAGATGCTGCAGCCCGCGGAGACCTACCAGAACGACCACTCGAAGATGGTCGTTCAGCTGCAGCAGCCCTGCCGCGTTGCCTACCGTAAG
- a CDS encoding SDR family oxidoreductase encodes MAFRPHPERRPVLVAGASSGIGAATAEHLAAAGHPVALAARRVEKLQELADKIIAAGGEAVAVPLDVTDEQSVIDCVAKAEAALGELEIVVAGAGDLAVGLSYETSPEHFADQVNIHLTGAYRIYRAVIGGMIDRARGDFVFIGSDVVLHPRPWSSAYVAAKSGIDGLVATIQLELEGTGVRAGVVRPGQTLTGMGMNLDPKTTEDMLNDWIKHGLARHGNFLEPHHIALAVAAMVTMPRGAHMRAVEVEAEGAVPRDRSSGKTPAEPESTKDKGTDR; translated from the coding sequence ATGGCTTTTCGTCCTCATCCCGAACGCCGACCGGTCCTCGTCGCCGGAGCGTCGTCGGGCATCGGAGCGGCAACCGCCGAACACCTTGCCGCCGCCGGTCATCCGGTGGCCCTCGCGGCACGACGCGTCGAGAAGCTCCAGGAGCTGGCCGACAAGATCATCGCGGCGGGTGGCGAAGCGGTCGCGGTGCCGCTCGACGTGACCGACGAACAGTCGGTCATCGACTGTGTCGCGAAGGCGGAGGCGGCGCTCGGTGAACTCGAGATCGTGGTCGCCGGCGCCGGCGACCTCGCGGTCGGACTCTCCTACGAGACGAGCCCGGAGCATTTCGCCGACCAGGTCAACATCCACCTCACCGGCGCCTACCGCATCTACCGCGCGGTCATCGGTGGCATGATCGACCGTGCGCGAGGCGATTTCGTCTTCATCGGCTCCGACGTCGTGCTCCATCCGCGGCCCTGGTCGTCGGCCTACGTGGCCGCGAAGTCGGGCATCGACGGTCTGGTCGCGACCATCCAGCTCGAACTCGAGGGCACCGGCGTGCGTGCGGGCGTCGTCCGGCCGGGACAGACCCTGACCGGCATGGGCATGAACCTCGACCCGAAGACCACCGAGGACATGCTCAACGACTGGATCAAGCACGGTCTGGCGCGGCACGGCAACTTCCTCGAACCACACCACATCGCGCTCGCCGTCGCGGCCATGGTCACCATGCCGCGCGGCGCCCACATGCGCGCGGTCGAGGTGGAGGCCGAAGGGGCCGTCCCCCGCGACCGGAGTTCCGGCAAGACACCAGCAGAACCAGAGTCGACGAAGGACAAGGGGACCGATCGATGA
- a CDS encoding cytochrome P450, protein MTETTSVPGMERALPFDPYAYDFHEDPYPTYARLRRESPVYYNAEMNFWALANHADVRAGFRDVQRFSNSWGVSMDPSAYGPDAHKSMSFLAMDDPKHMRIRKLVSKGFTPRRVNDLTGRITALTHQHWSKCLDMGEFDYVHDFAALLPMDVVSELLGVPEADRTHLRHQSDLLLHREDGVLDIPEAAIYAYIELHKYYSELIADRRRNPGEDLVSALIEAEIDDDETGEKIKLTEDEIVGFMVLMVVAGNETTTKLLANALYWGWRNPDELAKVFADPELAVPQWTEETLRYDNSTQIVVRRVVEDAPYGDHVIPAGDRVLLLVGSANRDEEVFGPDADKYDIGRDNGQALMSFGLGAHFCLGAHLARLEANIGLGEVIRSIRAVDIDMDRAVRVHSVNVRGFAELPVKVTVR, encoded by the coding sequence ATGACCGAGACGACATCGGTGCCGGGGATGGAGCGGGCGCTCCCCTTCGACCCGTATGCCTACGATTTTCACGAGGATCCGTATCCGACCTATGCGCGGCTCCGCCGGGAGTCGCCGGTCTACTACAACGCCGAGATGAATTTCTGGGCGCTGGCGAACCACGCCGACGTCCGCGCGGGATTCCGTGACGTGCAACGGTTCTCGAACAGTTGGGGCGTGTCGATGGACCCCTCGGCGTACGGGCCCGACGCACACAAGTCGATGTCCTTCCTCGCCATGGACGACCCGAAGCACATGCGGATCCGCAAGTTGGTGTCGAAGGGGTTCACGCCGCGCCGGGTCAACGACCTCACCGGCCGGATCACGGCGCTGACCCACCAGCACTGGAGCAAGTGCCTCGACATGGGCGAGTTCGACTACGTCCACGACTTCGCCGCGCTCCTGCCGATGGACGTGGTCTCCGAGTTGTTGGGCGTCCCCGAGGCCGACCGCACCCACCTGCGTCACCAGTCCGATCTGCTGCTGCACCGCGAGGACGGCGTCCTGGACATCCCCGAGGCCGCGATCTACGCGTACATCGAACTGCACAAGTACTATTCGGAACTCATCGCCGACCGGCGGCGGAACCCCGGCGAGGACCTGGTCTCGGCGCTGATAGAGGCGGAGATCGACGACGACGAGACCGGTGAGAAGATCAAGCTCACCGAGGACGAGATCGTCGGCTTCATGGTGCTGATGGTGGTCGCGGGCAACGAGACGACCACCAAACTCCTTGCCAACGCCCTGTATTGGGGCTGGCGCAATCCCGACGAGCTGGCCAAGGTGTTCGCCGATCCCGAGCTCGCGGTCCCGCAGTGGACCGAAGAAACTCTGCGGTACGACAACTCGACGCAGATCGTGGTGCGTCGCGTGGTCGAGGACGCTCCGTACGGCGATCACGTCATCCCGGCCGGCGACCGCGTGCTCCTCCTCGTCGGCTCGGCGAACCGCGACGAGGAGGTCTTCGGTCCGGACGCCGACAAGTACGACATCGGGCGCGACAACGGGCAGGCACTGATGAGCTTCGGCCTCGGTGCGCACTTCTGCCTCGGCGCCCATCTCGCCCGCCTGGAGGCCAACATCGGGCTCGGCGAGGTGATCCGGTCGATCCGCGCGGTCGACATCGACATGGACAGGGCGGTCCGGGTGCATTCGGTCAACGTGCGCGGCTTCGCCGAACTCCCCGTGAAAGTGACGGTGCGCTGA
- a CDS encoding TetR/AcrR family transcriptional regulator, whose translation MSSPVSQESTRRRLTQQQAETVARLTDAAVDVLNAEGFDGLTVRSVAKLAGVAPATAYTYFSSKSHLVAEVFWRRLSAGVSEPDPAATPAERVAQVLREVALVVAGEGQLGGAVTVALLGTDPDVEHLRVRIGVFIRRRLAAALEVDPENPGPLLDALEMIYSGGLVYAGMGHMTYEQTSERLVAAAHLLMEK comes from the coding sequence ATGTCCAGCCCCGTGTCCCAGGAATCCACACGTCGCCGCCTGACACAGCAGCAGGCTGAGACGGTCGCGCGGCTCACCGACGCGGCGGTCGACGTGCTGAATGCCGAGGGATTCGACGGCCTCACCGTGCGCTCGGTGGCCAAGCTCGCGGGCGTCGCGCCCGCCACGGCGTACACCTACTTCTCGTCGAAGAGTCACCTGGTGGCCGAGGTCTTCTGGCGCCGGTTGTCCGCGGGCGTCTCCGAGCCCGACCCGGCCGCGACGCCGGCTGAGCGGGTCGCCCAGGTGCTCCGCGAGGTCGCGCTGGTCGTGGCCGGCGAGGGGCAACTCGGTGGTGCGGTCACCGTCGCGCTGCTGGGTACCGATCCCGACGTAGAGCACCTCCGCGTACGCATCGGTGTGTTCATCCGCCGGCGCCTCGCCGCCGCACTCGAGGTGGATCCGGAGAATCCCGGGCCGCTGCTCGACGCCCTGGAGATGATCTACTCCGGCGGCCTCGTCTACGCCGGCATGGGCCACATGACCTACGAGCAGACCTCCGAAAGACTAGTTGCCGCAGCACATCTACTGATGGAGAAGTGA
- a CDS encoding aldehyde dehydrogenase: MPLRPESASDLLIDGKLTPGSGGVFDVVNPATEEVIGQAAEATAADMDAAIAAARAAFDTTDWSRDHAFRARCLRQLRDALLAHADEFRELTIAEVGCPSFLTHGPQFEGPVTDLGYFADLAESYEWTRDLGTAEPMGLKNHRELRSEAVGVVGAITPWNFPHQINFAKIGPALAAGCTVVLKPAPDTPWCAALVGKVVAEETDFPPGVLNIVTSTDHRLGEQLSTDPRVDLVSFTGSTATGKKVMAASSESLKKVFLELGGKSAFIVLDDADIGSACAMAAFNVVTHAGQGCAITTRLVVPRSRLDEAITATRDALAGLPAGDPTSSGTICGPLISERQRQRVESYIELAKQEGGTIEIGGGRPTDKPTGFFVEPTLISGLDNSARVAQEEIFGPVLVIIAHDGDDDAIRIANDSPYGLSGMVYGTDEDRINKVVNGVRTGTMGVNGGIWYSADVPFGGYKQSGIGREMGVAGFEEYLETKAVARPA; the protein is encoded by the coding sequence ATGCCCCTTCGCCCCGAATCCGCGTCGGATCTGTTGATCGACGGCAAACTCACCCCCGGTAGCGGCGGTGTCTTCGACGTCGTCAACCCCGCGACCGAGGAGGTCATCGGGCAGGCCGCCGAGGCCACCGCCGCCGACATGGACGCCGCTATCGCCGCCGCCCGCGCCGCCTTCGACACCACCGACTGGTCACGCGACCACGCCTTCCGCGCCCGCTGCCTGCGCCAGCTCCGCGACGCCCTGCTCGCCCATGCCGACGAGTTCCGGGAACTGACGATCGCCGAGGTCGGCTGTCCCTCGTTCCTCACCCACGGCCCACAGTTCGAGGGTCCGGTCACCGATCTCGGTTACTTCGCCGACCTCGCCGAGAGCTACGAGTGGACCCGCGACCTGGGCACGGCCGAGCCGATGGGCCTGAAGAATCATCGCGAACTACGGTCGGAGGCCGTCGGCGTCGTCGGCGCGATCACCCCGTGGAACTTCCCGCATCAGATCAACTTCGCCAAGATCGGGCCCGCGCTCGCCGCGGGATGCACCGTTGTTCTCAAGCCCGCCCCCGACACCCCGTGGTGTGCCGCGCTCGTCGGCAAGGTCGTCGCCGAGGAGACCGACTTCCCGCCGGGCGTTCTGAACATCGTCACCTCGACCGACCATCGGCTCGGCGAGCAGCTCAGTACCGACCCCCGCGTCGATCTCGTCTCCTTCACGGGTTCCACCGCGACCGGCAAGAAGGTGATGGCCGCCTCCTCGGAGTCGCTGAAGAAGGTGTTCCTCGAGCTGGGCGGCAAGTCCGCGTTCATCGTGCTCGACGACGCCGACATCGGTTCGGCCTGCGCGATGGCCGCGTTCAACGTCGTAACCCACGCCGGTCAGGGGTGCGCCATCACCACCCGCCTGGTGGTGCCGCGCAGCAGGCTCGACGAGGCGATCACCGCGACCCGCGACGCACTGGCCGGTCTGCCGGCCGGCGACCCGACGAGCTCGGGCACCATCTGCGGGCCGCTGATCTCCGAGCGTCAGCGTCAGCGCGTCGAGTCCTACATCGAACTCGCCAAGCAGGAGGGCGGGACGATCGAGATCGGCGGGGGTCGCCCGACCGACAAGCCCACGGGCTTCTTCGTCGAGCCGACGCTGATCTCCGGACTCGACAATTCGGCGCGCGTCGCACAGGAGGAGATCTTCGGGCCGGTGCTGGTGATCATCGCCCACGACGGCGACGACGACGCGATCCGCATCGCGAATGACTCCCCCTATGGATTGTCCGGCATGGTCTACGGCACCGACGAGGACCGGATCAACAAGGTGGTCAACGGTGTTCGCACCGGGACCATGGGCGTCAACGGCGGCATCTGGTACTCCGCAGATGTTCCGTTCGGCGGCTACAAACAGTCCGGCATCGGCCGCGAGATGGGAGTCGCGGGATTCGAGGAATACCTGGAGACCAAGGCCGTCGCCCGGCCCGCCTAG
- a CDS encoding SDR family oxidoreductase, with amino-acid sequence MSSKRFENKTVIVTGAAGGIGEAYARALAAEGANVVVADLADEKGKQVAADIGGLYVSTDVADEESAKALAQATVDAYGSIDGLVNNAAIYGGMKLDFLITVPWDYYKKFMSVNLDGALNVTRAVYPHMTNGGGAIVNQSSTAAWLYSGFYGLAKVGVNGLTQQLATELGGQNIRVNAIAPGPIDTEATRTTTPKEMVADIVNRLPLKRFGTPEDLVGMCLFLLSDEAGWITGQIFNVDGGQVIRS; translated from the coding sequence ATGAGTTCCAAGCGTTTCGAGAACAAGACCGTCATCGTGACCGGGGCCGCGGGCGGTATCGGTGAAGCCTATGCGCGGGCACTGGCCGCGGAGGGCGCCAACGTCGTGGTCGCCGACCTCGCCGACGAAAAGGGCAAACAGGTCGCCGCCGACATCGGTGGTCTGTACGTCAGCACCGACGTCGCCGACGAGGAGTCGGCGAAGGCTCTCGCGCAGGCGACGGTCGACGCCTACGGTTCGATCGACGGCCTGGTCAACAACGCCGCGATCTACGGCGGCATGAAGCTCGACTTCCTCATCACCGTGCCGTGGGACTACTACAAGAAGTTCATGAGCGTGAACCTCGACGGTGCGCTGAACGTGACCCGCGCGGTCTACCCGCACATGACCAACGGCGGCGGCGCCATCGTGAACCAATCCTCGACCGCCGCTTGGTTGTACAGCGGTTTCTACGGCCTGGCGAAGGTCGGCGTCAACGGCCTGACCCAGCAGCTCGCCACCGAGCTCGGCGGCCAGAACATCCGCGTCAACGCCATCGCACCCGGCCCCATCGACACCGAGGCGACGCGCACGACGACCCCCAAGGAGATGGTCGCCGACATCGTGAACCGACTGCCGCTCAAGCGGTTCGGCACGCCGGAGGATCTCGTCGGGATGTGCCTGTTCCTGCTGTCCGACGAGGCCGGTTGGATCACCGGGCAGATCTTCAACGTCGACGGCGGGCAGGTCATCCGGTCATGA
- a CDS encoding NAD(P)-dependent oxidoreductase, with the protein MTEDNPVRLGYVGLGNIGGPMAASLAAWPGGLTVFDLSDEAIAKVVDKGAKAAGSLAELASGADIIGICVLNDEQVRSVVAGPDGLLSTARPGTIITVHSTIGPDTAIDLAGQCAGREVVLLDAPISGGAMGAASGRLAIMVGGPRDAYEKLKEPFRLTSDMLVHAGDEVGAGTKMKLARNLLHFISFTATTEAARLAEAAGLDIAKLGKVVRHTDAVTGGAGAIMLRETTATLDADDPWYGIFTGVRTLGEKDLSLALALADDLGVDLPLGQIALRELAPGLGVPHLEGETA; encoded by the coding sequence ATGACCGAGGACAACCCGGTCCGCCTGGGGTACGTCGGCCTCGGCAACATCGGTGGCCCCATGGCCGCCAGCCTGGCCGCCTGGCCGGGCGGGCTCACCGTGTTCGACCTGTCCGACGAGGCGATCGCCAAGGTCGTCGACAAGGGCGCGAAGGCGGCCGGATCGCTCGCCGAACTCGCCTCCGGCGCCGACATCATCGGGATCTGCGTACTGAACGACGAGCAGGTCCGCTCGGTGGTCGCCGGTCCCGACGGCCTCTTGTCGACGGCCCGCCCGGGCACCATCATCACCGTCCACTCGACCATCGGCCCGGACACCGCGATCGATCTCGCGGGACAGTGCGCCGGACGGGAGGTCGTCCTGCTCGACGCCCCGATCTCGGGCGGCGCGATGGGCGCGGCGTCGGGACGGCTGGCGATCATGGTCGGCGGCCCGCGCGACGCCTACGAGAAGCTGAAGGAGCCGTTCCGGCTCACGTCGGACATGCTCGTGCATGCGGGAGACGAGGTCGGTGCGGGCACCAAGATGAAGCTCGCCCGCAACCTCCTGCACTTCATCTCGTTCACCGCCACCACCGAAGCGGCTCGTCTCGCCGAGGCCGCCGGCCTCGACATCGCCAAGCTGGGCAAGGTCGTTCGGCACACCGACGCCGTCACCGGCGGTGCCGGCGCGATCATGCTGCGCGAGACCACGGCGACACTCGACGCCGACGATCCGTGGTACGGAATCTTCACCGGCGTTCGTACACTGGGCGAGAAGGACCTGTCGCTGGCACTCGCACTCGCCGACGACCTCGGCGTCGATCTGCCCCTCGGCCAGATCGCACTCCGCGAGCTGGCCCCCGGACTCGGTGTCCCCCATCTCGAAGGAGAAACCGCATGA
- a CDS encoding carboxymuconolactone decarboxylase family protein produces MTRSNISDEAPDEVRKRGLKRMSEVYGWEMSDGPGDYFAHTADQVFANVWAREGLSDRDRRLLLLGALAASNNIDVAEIQAGAALGNGELTPEQLEEISLFLCYYIGWPQGTKMHFMFGEVIKKHRKQK; encoded by the coding sequence ATGACCCGATCCAACATCTCCGACGAAGCACCCGACGAGGTGCGCAAGCGCGGCCTCAAGCGGATGTCCGAGGTCTACGGCTGGGAGATGAGCGACGGTCCCGGCGACTACTTCGCCCACACCGCCGACCAGGTCTTCGCCAATGTCTGGGCCCGCGAGGGCCTGTCCGACCGCGATCGGCGCCTACTCCTACTCGGCGCTCTTGCCGCAAGCAACAACATCGACGTCGCCGAGATCCAGGCCGGCGCCGCACTCGGCAACGGCGAATTGACGCCCGAGCAGCTCGAGGAGATCAGCCTGTTCCTCTGCTACTACATCGGCTGGCCCCAGGGAACCAAGATGCACTTCATGTTCGGTGAGGTCATCAAGAAGCACCGGAAGCAGAAGTGA